One Gossypium hirsutum isolate 1008001.06 chromosome A08, Gossypium_hirsutum_v2.1, whole genome shotgun sequence genomic window, ttaaatttttttgtcaattttgttgatgtcatatttttaaataaaaaatattcacttggtagtcatgtagctaaaaaatgacattgtaatgaacctgaatttaacaaaatatttttaatatatgcaaaaacaatgtaaaatataaatttatagatataaaataaacgcaattaaataatgaaagataaaaaaatttcaaatgtacgttggtttcattgaaaacaacttcaatgaaatatttttaaaaaatctaatttatccaaacactagaaaatattaaTGTTTACAGGAAGAAAGTCATTTTCTAACAATTATTTTCCAGAAGTCATTTTTAGTAAAATAGAGAAACCGTTATTTTTAGCAATGGGAAGGaaaaaatttcacttattttgaagaagtcttatttttttataaaagttattacTCAACTTTCTAatttcgagtttaaatttgtattaactattttttattttatgtctaattattgtaataaataaattttgctCTCATCTTATTATACTAATAATTAAAGGAGGCAATATAATATATTAGAGTAATTTGTAAAGTTTAAGTATGATaatgaaaacaaatattttaggtagcaaataagagaaaattataGATGGATTAATTGGtatgggaaagaaaaagaaaaaaatagtagtGAAGTGGAAAGGTGATATTGGGTTGGATCGACCATTGTATCTTCATTTATTTCCTCCCCTGTTCTCTTAGCCCATAATTCAAGTCTTAATCAACTTTTGGGTTAGAAGTTGGTACATATATAGTAATACcattttaggtttagggtttttgtaaGGTGAGTGAGTGTAATTTTCTTCCTTTCTGCCAAGGCTGCCGCTTGGGAGACAGGATGAAGACCATTCTTTCTTCCGAGACGATGGACATCCCCGATGGGATTAGCATCAAAATAAAAGCCAAGGTTATCGAAGTTGAGGGTCCCAGGGGTAAGCTCATCCGCGACTTCAAGCACCTCAACCTCGACTTCCATCTCATTAAGGACGAGGAGACCGGCAAGCGTAAGCTCAGGCTTGAGGCTTGGTTCGGCTCCAGGAAGACTAGCGCCGCCATCCGCACCGCTCTCAGCCACGTCGAGAACCTCATCACCGGCGTCACCAAGGGATACCGTTACAAAATGAGGTTCGTCTATGCTCACTTTCCCATCAACGCCTCCATCACTAATGCCAACAAGTCCATCGAGATCCGTAATTTCCTTGGCGAGAAGAAGGTCATCTCTCTACCCTTTCTTCTGCTTATATTGGATTGGAATCTGACTGTTAgtattcattcttttattttatttttttatttgaggaAGGCATTTGGTACTGTTTTTATTTCATATGGTTTTCTGTTCCATTGTAGGGAATATAAATTTCTTAGGAAGAACTGTTTTCTGTCAATCCATGTTGTTCTGACTTCATTTGCTTATGCGTAGACATGGGTAGCCATTACTTTTTTCAATCCAATTGTTCACCATGCTCAATTGTCGTCATGTTATTGTTTCTAGAGTTGGAGATATACCTGCTAATAACctgaaattatatataaatattggcTGCTCATCTTCTGTGGGTGAACAAACAGGTGCGTAAGGTGGATATGTTGGAAGGGGTTTCCATAGTTCGATCTGAGAAGGTGAAGGATGAGATTGTTTTGGATGGTAATGATATTGAACTTGTGTCACGATCAGCAGCTTTAATAAATCAGGTAACCATTGAACCTGTTACACAATATTTCACATGCGTGCTCTGTACATACAgcttaaatattttgttttcgtAATCTAAGTGTTTGACCTTGGTATGAAACAGAAATGCCATGTGAAGAACAAGGATATTAGAAAGTTCCTTGATGGTATCTATGTTAGTGAGAAGGGAAGAATCGCTGAAGAGGAATGAATGATGGGATTTTCTCTTGAGACATAGTTGTAGTTCTGCTTTATTGAGAACTTGGTTTTTGTTTTGATTGAATTCAACTGCAGAGTACAAGGATGTTATCTTTATTTATTCTTGagaaaattttgaatcttttgTTTGAATTTTGTACTTCAACTATGTCTTGATGCATTTTTAAGCGTTGTGTTTTCTGTGTGCTGGTTTTGAGAAACTTCCTTATGCCATGTTTATCGGTGTCGGAAATATGTGAACTCATAATAGATGAACTCAGTGGCAGAGCCGAGtatagaattaaattatatatttttacgatagtaaaaatgtaattttatccttttaatagtttatatatttataaatttaaaaggttaaattaaatttttattattatgggATCAAAAGTAtaattgtattattattaaattaaaattttatcgatttggCCCTTGGGTCTGGCGGACACGAAAAGATATAATTTTGGTCATTATGATTGTCACAAAACTTTCACTTCGACTCTTCTTTCCTAATAATATAATCTAAATTGGTTTAAACATTAGGAATGAGTTAGGCTAAGGTTTTTAAAATGGATGTTTGAACTCATTTAAAGCAAATGTGTGTATGCTTTTAAGAGATGGACGGCCTCTTTTTTTGTCCTTTCACTTAGGAGTTGAATATAAAGGTATGCGTGGAATGAAACCGTTATTTATCACCTTCTCTTTCTGAGAAATCTGTTTCTCGTTAGTCAATAAAACACGATGTGGATTCTTAAGAAAAAGAGGTGGTATACATGACACTCAAATACcaaaattatgatatttattttcaGCAGCCAATTATGTATTTGTtactctaaattatttttttcttttattttatcgaagttaatatcttttttattttaagccTCAAATCATatatttatcataaattatatttaaaaataaatgtaattctcacgtgtgtttatatatatatcatgtaattcaaaataaataaattaaactttcATAATCGAATTATCATAGTTacaatttaattatctcattattaAAACTTTGGTTTATTTTAAGCTCCCACATTAATTTAGAGCAActtcatttaattattatattaagaattttactcaatttaaGGCTTATTAATTTTTCATGCAACATAAACTGATATGAATTCATGCttcattcaaacaattaatcatgAAAATAACATACTTTAtatataatcaattttttttcaatacttTATCAATTCtagctttttaaaaaaattaaatcttatccaTTTTCTGTACATATTATTGCTGCATGAGAATTTCGAACAATAGGAATATTGATGTCATTGAAATATGTTCAACAAGACAACAATAAAAGTAGACACAATACTTTGGAACAGATACGTGATACTTTTATAGAAACGTGACACAAGCAGTAACATGACAATAATGACAACAACGAATATGAACATCAACAATGTGGACAACATTCAATATGAAAACATCCTTAAGATTGTTGGCATATGTTGATCAattaatttgattcattttgaaaaataatgattttttttaatttttataaattgaaaacataatcCAAACGCATATGTTGAAGTCACTGAACTTAATAATAGAAGAAAAATctagtttaaatttgtttttttttttaaaaaaagaacttTTTATTGAATgaacaatttataaaatattagtaatttATGAAACACGAAAATGTAGTGACAGTTGGATAAGTATGGATTTTAAAAAGGTAATCCAATACCAAATAAGAAAATTGTTTGAATGAGTAGTTAGGAGTTAGGACAGCATCAGCATCCTGATTTTGATAGCCAACAAAATGGGAAAGACTGGAATGTGGGGGCATCTTATTCTCATACTGATTATGAATTCCACTGGCTACTCGAGTAAGTTAAGCTTAGTGTTGAAATGCGTCATCCCCTATACCTATAAACCAGTTTCCATTTCTTCTGTAACCATGAAAAACTTCGGTTATTACATGGCAATGGTGGTAGTTCAATTTGCTTATGGTGGATCAAACATTCTCATTAAAATCGCTCTTGCGAGACGCCTCAATCAATTTGTCTTCCTAGTTTACCGCCATATACTTGCCATGCTTTTGTTAGCCCCCCCTCCCCTGCTTGTGTACTTGAAAAGTAAGCTAAACTTACAAGTTTCAGCCTCTTATTATTCCTAGTCAATCCACCACCAAAAATTTCAGGAGAACCTGTTTTGTATTTTGCAAGCAGGAAAGAACGTCCTTCGCTTTCGTTGCCCATGTTTGGCcaaatatttttgttttcatcTCTAGGGACTACTATTCATCTTAATTTGTACTTTGCTGCTTTAGTTTACACTTCTCCAACTGTAGCCACTGCTTGGAGCATTGTTATCCCTAGTTTGACGTTTCTAATGGCAGTTTTTCTGAGGTATATGTAAAGACTAAATCAATCCTCACCTTTTGGCCTTCCAATCTCAGCTGaatattgcttttcttttttatgtttccAATTCAGAATGGAAAAAGTGAAGATTAGAAGTGGCAGCGGTGGAGCAAAGGTATCGGGTACCTTTTGGAGAGTAGGGTTCCAATTGAAAGGCTTTGTAGAGAGGCCATTGATAAACATATATGGCAGAAATGGTTCTGAATCCCAAGAGTGAGTATAGTAGGCATGGAAATGAAAGTTGGATCAAAGGTTCTGCTCTTGTTCTAGTCAGTTACCTTGCTTGGAGTGGATGGCTAATTCTCCAGGTCAATAGATATTTATTACTGTATGTCATTTTCATGTAGATACCGTGGATAATTCTTTCTTCATTTCTTGTTCCTATTTTTGCTAATAATTTCTCCCTCATATCACAGGCTAAAGTATATCCACCTCAATTATCGCTAAATGCTCTAATGTGCTTCATTGCATCGTTGCAATCTTCTGTTCTTGCCCTGGTTTTTTGCAAGAAATCCACTCCTGTGGAGACTGGGGCGAATGTACAGCTTTTGACCATCATGTAAGTGCTCCATCCAGAATTCAACTAAggctatttttttaattcaaacattaatttcaaactttaaaaatttggtAAAAATACAGCTTTCAatacaaaaatttgattttaaaccaaaattttaactaaaaataaaaaaatttagctttttggcttttaaattttttttaaataaacttatttttttgtccaattaaatttctattttagaaCAGCAAgtctaaaattaacattttaatttcttaaagacATTTTTTAcataaatgataaatatttttttcatcttcgtCGCACTTTTTAACCATAATGGTAAATTAATTTTAACTCTAAAGGCTGTTACTTGAGGTAAGTGTCGTACTTTTATAACAATGTCCGGATATATAGAATACTAGTAatttagaaagaaagaaaaaaagaggacATTCTTACGTAAAATGAATAGGAAATTGAAGGCTTCCAGCGTTATTTGTTTATATGAGATTGCTAAAAATGAAATTTGTTATAGGGAGTGGTGCTCTCAGAATTCGTCTTCTACTTACAAACATGGTGTATCATTAACAAAGGACCAGTCTTCTCCGCGATGTTTACTCCACTGCTTGTCGTTGTCGCAATATTCTCTGCAATTGTTTTCGCAGAGCGACTTCACGTAGGCAGGTAAAGTGAATAATGCTAAGAAAAATGTTGCTTTTCATAGCCTGTTCGCCTGGTTCTCATTTGGTTGGGTTTGGAAAATTTTCAGCATGGTGGGTACATTTCTTATTGTTTTGGGACTTTGTTTTGTACTTTGGGGCAAAAGGAGGGACAGTTTTGTCGCAGGAAATACAAAGAATGGAGATGATAAAAGATTAGTAGTGATTTCCAGCATCAAATGCCCAATAGCCACAAGAGAGGCGATGTGGTTGAGAAAAATGTTAATCACTTGCTTCCACCCAAATATGCTTATTAGTAATTTTGAATCAGGGTAATTTCCATGAAGTGAGCGGTTGGTTGGTTCCATGTGCTCTTTCTTTTAAGTAAAGGAATAAAGAAGACTTTACAAACTGCATAACCAGTAGTTTTGAACACCTTTGGATATATAATTGTTTCCAGAAAACGTCTGCAGAGGCAAATCTCGGGCCACAAAGGTTGTAAGTGAGATTTGGTCGGATCCAAATGCattgtaaaagtatcatggaCTTTTTGTATTAGGaatcaaattatattttgcttctatttaaaaaaatagatggattagttattttattatagattaaagagcaatgcattctgttaaaaattttatctatttctactgttaaaaactagtctcTATACGTCAGGATGAGATAGACGTAGCACACCATGTGTAATTCTTTAATTATTCTGTCAATTACACCAAATgttaacagtagaaatagatgaaatttttaataaaaatgatcatttgctctttaatctaatgtgtGGGAACTAATGTActcaatttttgaataaaaatggtaaaatgtaCTCTGACTTCTTATATAGGGATctttatggtacttttaccatctAAAGATTGAAATTAAATCTCAGAAAAGTAACACCATTGAGGCCTTGGTTAGAGGTGCTTATGGGTCAAGCACAACAAACAATTTAGGCAAGTTTGCTAGGCTCGAGCCCAAAAAAAggacctaaaattttgcccaagcccggtccaaccatattatttttttgtataatttttaaatatataatacatcaaaaatactaaaaatattaaattaaatatttctcaataaattgaaaataaactttaaaaaatatttatacttaaataacactaagatagatgcaacttaacaagtaaatgtctctaaaataataacaaaactaACAATAAAACGaatgttatacaatatccaaacaataacaataaaataatagtaacataatagtgaaatggtagtaaaataagaagaaaataacaagaaaatagcattaaaacaacaaaaaatagcatatattttttgtctttttgtgaATTCGGGCTGGGCccaggccaaaaatgccttacccaaGGCCTGTCTCGTTTTTTTAAACGAGCCTTTTTTTTTCCAAACCTAttttttgagcctatatttttacttaaacccTTCCACTTTTCGGGCGGGTCTTTGAGCTAGGCCAAGTCTAGTCTTGATCATGTCATATCAAAGTTTCAGAAAAAGTGTTATGAAATTTGGAGAAATGTGTCGAAACTTTCAATGTATTCAGCAGATTATCACATGTaagaggagagagaaaaaaagaagtaaaagaaaaaaaacttagtattttattaaagggataatataattttttgcccTTTAACTTGGCAAGTAGGTCCACTTTggtatttatatttctttttggtCCACTTGGTCCTTGAACTTGCCAACTAGATCTATTTTGGTCCCTGAACTTGAATTATGTCAAGATTTGATTATGTGACTAGTGTTATTAGAACATAATTGGATCAGATGGATCGAGAACAGATCGatataatattacaaacaaatggGTTGAACCAGTTGACTCGAAAACTGTTTCAAATTGGTAAAAGCTGAAAATCGAGAAAATATCAACAGTTGAACCAGTGTTAATTATCCAAGAAGTATTATCAAACACACCATTCAAGGGATTTATTTGAGTTTGAGGATTACCAAACACTATTATCAACGCTTGCCACTGCGCAACATTAAGACCAAGTAACGCCGCAGTCGTCGTTGGGGTAGGAGATGTACCAATTGAATTTGCAACAGTAGCACTCACATGGAACGCCCCGAAAAGCAGCACTTGAAGGGTGAGAGGTAGGCGTCTTTCCACAAGCACTACTTGTGCCCTTAGCTTCCGACTTTGAcgatggtggtggtggtgtggTCATCTTAATTTGGTTTGTGGAATTTTAGGGTTTGGCTGTGATATCATGACAATAGTAGGGTAAAGTCCCAATTATCATTCATCAACATAGGAGAACATATATACATGTCATATCGCACTTAAAATTGAAATAGGAAAACTACTCCTAGTCATTCTCTACTTCTAATAATACAGAAAACTATtcctaaaataaattatctcataataTTCATATCTTtccataataataatattaccaatatatatatacaactgaTGTAGGTAATAAAATGtgcctaataaaattaaaatgtataaaatattttaagataaAACTTCGATTGaatggtaaaattaaaattttatcaatggTATGGGTTCAAATCAcatcatatataaatttttatagactttttttaaaacaatgaaaaaaactAAAGTGACCTAAGTAATAGAACTTGACTTATTTTTAACGCGGAATGTCATTTCTATAATTTCCGTAACCGAGTTGGTGCTCAGTTAACTTGTGACATCAACTCAGTCAAAAGTTTAAACAATAATATAGATAAACAGTtacaaaaaaatagttttaaaataaaaggttttctttttcatattttcaataaaaatgtattaaaaatgtttaaagtaaagcctttaaaaattaaaaattttaaaataattttgaatgattttaaaaaaaatgaaaatatatattttttaaaaattcaaacaatGTTTTATTTGCTCGAGGAATGGTAATAAGGTCTCTCTAAACTTTAATCTATTCATTTGgtcaatattaaattaaatttgaacaaatttttttaattttaaaataatattaattatatataaaatataatttatgtaaatttaaatgtaaagtatataaattattattatgtctTGATTTGTATAGAACGGTGATCAAAGCTTTTGTCCAACATCTATTCAACACGGATCTCAAATCCTATTCACCACTCTCAAtattgtataaaagtaaaatattagaataaaataagttttataaagataataaattaagttttaaaattttttagtgtattttgaaaaaaatagttacacaatatatttaaatttaatttaaattgatttagaatttatattattatttaaaattattttacactAATATTTAATAtgctttaaataattaaatttataaaaatatttttgatatataaataatttaaattaattaaaaaaatacttacgCAAGtatgatttcaaaaaaaatataccaTTAAAAGGTCAGATCTCAAAAAAATTTTCCAACTTTGAGTTTATTTCATCCAAACAGACCATTtcagtgttttaaaaaaataaattattttatatttaaatttaattataaaaataatattaatataatatatttttaattattttaaatagggAACAGGCCCAGCGGAGCCAGCGCaaacattaattttaaattttaaattaatatatatgaaatattctTATTGAATTCATAATAACTTgcataaatacaaaatttaactAAAGATATTAATAATATCAATGATTATataaagaatattttttaattttaacagtacaaagtacaaaaaataaatattaggaCTAACtgtgtttaatttttaaacaacAAAATGCAATTTTCTGGAAAACAAAAGCATCAGTGGCATGACTTAAATACTGATaaatgtcaaaaaaattaaattaaatttattagatCAAGCcgattttttgaataattatgagaATAGGCCGATTCAGGGAAAACGCTTCCAGCTAGAAGCGTTTTCAGGTGAAATGTAGAAAAACGCTTTCTGCTAGAAATGCTTTCCGCATGGTGCCAAAAAAAAACGCTTCTAGCTGGACGCCTTCCCCCTCCCCAACGACTGCATTTCCAGTGGCTAATTAAAATAGTCATTGCCCTCCACCCCCAacggtaaatatatatatatataaacccccCACCCTTacttatttttcacaaaattctttcaaaaatctctcaaattctctcttaaatctatgataaattataaaagtaacatattttaatctcgttCTTAATACGTTTAtggatgattatttatgaaaattggtgaattttatgctcctaatcctttgaattcatgtttctatatttaagagagcatttgggagcgaaaggagcgaaaaaagaatgaaaatcgAACAAATAGAGCCGAATTCaagagtcacacggcctgggccTTCCCACACAGgctggacacacggccatgtgcctgtaataactcgatttttcagtgatgtcgaaaac contains:
- the LOC107947048 gene encoding 60S ribosomal protein L9 gives rise to the protein MKTILSSETMDIPDGISIKIKAKVIEVEGPRGKLIRDFKHLNLDFHLIKDEETGKRKLRLEAWFGSRKTSAAIRTALSHVENLITGVTKGYRYKMRFVYAHFPINASITNANKSIEIRNFLGEKKVRKVDMLEGVSIVRSEKVKDEIVLDGNDIELVSRSAALINQKCHVKNKDIRKFLDGIYVSEKGRIAEEE